One Hydractinia symbiolongicarpus strain clone_291-10 chromosome 7, HSymV2.1, whole genome shotgun sequence genomic window, TCCCATAAGTCGTGACATTGGTATGACTTTCTTTGATTTGCAGTATGTACATGCATTTATCAAATTCTTCACATAGGATTTTCCAGTCGGAATCCAAATATTTTGTCTTGGTAGTGCTAGTGTGGCGTTTTGTTCAACATGGAAGTTTGTATGATGAATGTGTTGAATTATGAGTCGTGCAATGTGGTGTTTCGGCGAGATTATCAATTGGTGCTTCGACTCAAATGGTATATCGATTAAACCAATTCTTCCTCCAACGCGAATCAAATTGTTTTGCATCATTGGTCTCAAAGCTACAAGTGGTGATCTTTTTGGTAGTTCCTTGTATGATTGTAGGTTTTCGAATTCTAATGGGTAGGATTCTTGTTGTGAGATGCTATACAACTGTAACTTTGTTGCTTCAATTTCATCAACGGTCAGGTAATCAAATTTTTCACGTTCAGACCCTCCCCGCTTTAATAACAACCAATTTCGTTTTAATTTGATAATCCACGCAATGGGGCGACAGAGTTTTTGCCAATCGGAATAACTTTCCCATTTGATAAAAGATGTTTTCTCTGGTTGACTGAAAGTTGGTAATATCTGCGTCTTCTTCACTTTGAATCACATTTTGGTTTTGGTCTGgccaattacattcttcttcgATTAAGAGCGATGGACCGGTTAACCATCTGGAATTCTCGGTCGATGATAGTGGTACAGATCTTGTAGCATTGTCTGCTGGGTTCAGAGTTTCTGGCACAAAACGCCACGAATTGACGTCAGTCGTAGTACGAATTTCGTTGATGCGATTCATAACGAATACTGAAAATTTTCGGTTTTCTTTCGAGATATATTTCAAAACTATTTGTGACTCTATCCAAAATTTGGTACTAAGGTCCATGAAAAGACTACTCACTATTGATTCTCTCATTCTTGTAGCCAATACAGCAGCTTGTAATTCTAATTTTGGTATTGTGAGAGATTTCGGATTCAACGGGGCGACTCTGGATTGTCCCATCACGAATGTTACATTGACGGTATACGTATCTTGAATACGTAGATATGCGACAGCACCATATGCATTGATTGAAGCATCGGAAAAAATATGTAGTTGAATCAACTGATTATCGGACTGTAGTTTGAGCCATCGAGGAATGCTGATCGATGTTAGTTTTTCCAATTCACTTCTCCGGCTCAACCACCTTGTTTTTAATTCGGTTGGTATTTCTTCATCCCAGTCTATTTTGGATTTCCACAAAGATTGGATGATAAGTTTTCCTTCTAAAATGAATGGTGTTAAGATGCCAAGTGGGTCAAATATTGAACTTGTTAAACTTAATATACCTCTTTTAGTTTCAGGTGATGGCTTGTTGACAACTTTGAATGTGAAATAGTCAGTATTCGGATTCCATATCATACCAAGTACTCTTTCAGTCGGTAATTTGTTTAGATATAGATTGACGTTGATTACGGTTTCGGTTTTTGGAAAACACTTAAGAGTTTCACAAGAATTTGAAAGCCATTTTGTTAAACGAAAGCCACAACTTGTCAATGCTTCTGTCACGGTTTTTGCTATCGATACGGCTTCGTCTACCATTTTCATGGAGCCCAGATAATCATCCATGTAAAACTTTTTCGTGATAGCGTCTACAATTTCGCGATCGTGATCGATACTAGTTTGTCGAAGAGCGTAATTTGCGCAACAAGGTGAGTCTACTTTACCAAATAAATGTACTTGTGTGGCAATATCATCAATGTTGTCGCTGGTGTTTTCTCGCCAAACGAAACGAAGAGCATCTTGTTCTATCTTTGATACTTTGACTTgatgaaacattttttcaatGTCAGCCGTAATTGCGTAACGATAGGTACGGAATGTGAGTAATACAGATACTAGGTTGTTCAGCAAGTCTGGGCCGGGCAACAAGTTGTCGTTTAATGAAATACCTTTGTACTTTGCAGCTGCTGCGTCAAAGACTACACGAACTTTTCTGGGCTTGTTAGGATGGACAACACCATGATGTGGTATGTAGTTGGTGATATCGGATGTTTGGTTCTTCTCAAAGTCTGAAAGCTTTCTTGCATGTCCAAGAGCGATATATTCCTTGACCTGTAACCTGTAATTTTCTGCTAAAATTGGTTGCTTGCTCAATTTTCTTTCGTTAGATTTCAGACGTTGGACTGCTAATTCACAGTCGTATGGTAATTTTGGTTTTTCATCTTTCCACAATAAACCTACTTCAAAATGACCGTCTTTCATTTTCGTGGTCGACTTAAGTATGTGTAACGCATGTTTCTCGTCTTTCGTTAGTAGGTCTGGATGGAGTGGAGGCTTTGTTCCATATGACTCGATTTCCCAGAATCTTTCTACTGCTTTATTGAGATTATCCGTATCAGTTTCTAATCGATTAATATtggtaaatatgtttttattcttcCCACCAAATAGGATCCAACCAAGTTGCGTTTTAACAGCTACTGGTTCGTTGTGTTTTCCAACTCGATAATCGTGTTGCATATGAAGTGATGGTGTATCGATTCCAATAAGTACTGTTACTCTGTCGTCGTTGAAGGTTGGTATATCGATGTCTTTTAAAtgaacatatttttcttttaaatctgtgatgtttcttttttcagtAGGAGTGTTAAGATCTGGTACAACCCATGCTTTTTCGATCCTGATTTCTTCTATTAGATTGGTCGGGTGAACATTAAATGATACGATTTTTGATTTAAACGTCTGTGAATTCGATAGGATCGTCGATTCTCTCAACGATTGCTCTTTCCCACCTAATCCGAGTTTCCGCGCTGTTTCTTCGCAAATTAAGGTGCTATCTGATCCACTATCTAAAATAGCGTTGGTTGTTACTGATTTGTTGTTATGAGTTAATGTAACCGGGATAACTTGAAGATAGGTGTCAGTTGTGGTACGAGATCGGGTGATTCTTGCTCAGATTCATTCTTTGtatcttcattttcattttgtttggcGGTCCTAAATGCAGCAGGGTGTGGTGACGTTTTCCACATTTATCTTCTCGACACCTCTTCTTAGAtttacattcttttattttgtgaGAAGGTTAAAGACAATTGAAGCAAATtcccttttctaaaaaaaacttcCTACGATCTGCCACCGGTTTTGATTCAAATTCTCTGCATTTAcaaacaaaatgattttctgAACAAATCCAACACTTCGTACTGCGTTCACTACCTGCACCTGTTGGAAATGTTTCCTCTCCAATTTTAATCTTATTATATTCCTGATCTGTGATTAAATTTGCTATTGGATTGAATTGCTCTAATAACTTTTAACTTAACCATTTCTCAAAGTCAATCAAATTAATGCTATTCTCACTCGTAATTTTGCCTTTCGAACATTTGTAAAACTGATTGCGAAAGTGGTGAGGTAATCTAGCTACAGCCTTTGCTAAATTCTCAGTTGAATTAATAGCAGATTTGTAGCCCATGGAGATTAGCCAAGTATTATTAGAATCAAGAAGCTGCTGATATCGACGGAGAGATGTTCTGTCGCGAGGTGGTATTTGAGGAAGATCGAGaacgttttttaatttaaagtatGATACAACAACAGGATTGCCGAAGTCAATGCTTTTAATGCTGATGCGTAAAATATGCCACTTGCACCAATCGATAACACTGTCTTCTTTGCCCCACCGTCTAATACACTAATCAACCTCTCCATCCTTGTGTTATCGTCAAAGGAAACCTTCAAGTGTACTCTAGATTTAAAGTTTTCCACGAACTCTGGCCATTTATTAGGTGAACCATCAAACCTAAACAGATAAATAACTGGTAGATTCCTTGATTTATACTCCCAGCGAAGTACTCTAGCGGCAGTTATCGCACTTGCATCTTTCATAATGGTTTCTTGTCCTTCAATAAGATCGTCAATAAATTTATCAATTGGTTGATAATGagatttatcgatattttccgGATTATTGAAGACATTGTTTTCGACATCTTTTAGTTCTGAACGGTTCGTTGGACATATCCTTAGACTACCAGAGACTACACCTGCACAACAAGCTATGAAATACTACTTCGAAATTCCCAAAGATGCACAGAACTTTCCAGGAAACAAACGAATTATTTTACCAACTTCTATAGATCAAGATATCAAAACAACTCTCAAAAATAACCCAACACTCCCTGTTAAGCAATTTACAACAACTGATGACCTTCGCACACTAAAACAGATTGCACAAGATAGAAAACGATGGAGTGATTTATCTAAAGTCATTTGCCTCGcctaagataaataaaacactgtttttacaaattgaaaaggcatagaagaaga contains:
- the LOC130648433 gene encoding uncharacterized protein LOC130648433 — encoded protein: MGYKSAINSTENLAKAVARLPHHFRNQFYKCSKGKITNQEYNKIKIGEETFPTGAGSERSTKCWICSENHFVCKCREFESKPVADHSGSDSTLICEETARKLGLGGKEQSLRESTILSNSQTFKSKIVSFNVHPTNLIEEIRIEKAWVVPDLNTPTEKRNITDLKEKYVHLKDIDIPTFNDDRVTVLIGIDTPSLHMQHDYRVGKHNEPVAVKTQLGWILFGGKNKNIFTNINRLETDTDNLNKAVERFWEIESYGTKPPLHPDLLTKDEKHALHILKSTTKMKDGHFEVGLLWKDEKPKLPYDCELAVQRLKSNERKLSKQPILAENYRLQVKEYIALGHARKLSDFEKNQTSDITNYIPHHGVVHPNKPRKVRVVFDAAAAKYKGISLNDNLLPGPDLLNNLVSVLLTFRTYRYAITADIEKMFHQVKVSKIEQDALRFVWRENTSDNIDDIATQVHLFGKVDSPCCANYALRQTSIDHDREIVDAITKKFYMDDYLGSMKMVDEAVSIAKTVTEALTSCGFRLTKWLSNSCETLKCFPKTETVINVNLYLNKLPTERVLGMIWNPNTDYFTFKVVNKPSPETKRGILSLTSSIFDPLGILTPFILEGKLIIQSLWKSKIDWDEEIPTELKTRWLSRRSELEKLTSISIPRWLKLQSDNQLIQLHIFSDASINAYGAVAYLRIQDTYTVNVTFVMGQSRVAPLNPKSLTIPKLELQAAVLATRMRESIVSSLFMDLSTKFWIESQIVLKYISKENRKFSVFVMNRINEIRTTTDVNSWRFVPETLNPADNATRSVPLSSTENSRWLTGPSLLIEEECNWPDQNQNVIQSEEDADITNFQSTRENIFYQMGKLFRLRGGSEREKFDYLTVDEIEATKLQLYSISQQESYPLEFENLQSYKELPKRSPLVALRPMMQNNLIRVGGRIGLIDIPFESKHQLIISPKHHIARLIIQHIHHTNFHVEQNATLALPRQNIWIPTGKSYVKNLINACTYCKSKKVIPMSRLMGDLPIDRLAVGELPFNQSGVDYFGQMIVKRSKRTRASSGTVKRYGALFTCMTSRAVHIELARDLSTDSFILALRRYISRRGNPKTITSDKGTNFVGADRELRELVTNLNETKLRKELTKNSIKWKFNPPFSPWMNGAMESMVKITKRALKATVRDRVFTEEELRTFLTEVEATINSRPLTSISSDADDYQALTPNHFPIGRASQNAPVDSVFTDLDARKRWRAVQVASNMFWNRWRKEYLPSLTTRAKWNTNDDQIKEGDLVIVRDQNVLKNHWPLGRIAKIFPGSDGINRIAEVKTADGIYNRPIRSLALLERSAK